A stretch of the Elephas maximus indicus isolate mEleMax1 chromosome 3, mEleMax1 primary haplotype, whole genome shotgun sequence genome encodes the following:
- the LOC126072104 gene encoding olfactory receptor 18-like, whose protein sequence is MEPQNLTGVSEFLLLGLSEDPEWQPLLFGLFLSMYLISVAGNLLIILAVTSDSHLHTPMYFFLSNLSLADIGFISTTVPKMVVNIQTQSKSITYAGCLTQMSFFYLFGILDSLLLAVMAYDRFVAICHPLHYTVIMNPHLCGLLVLLSFFISLLDSQLHRSMVSQLTFCTGVEIPHFFCDPPQLFNLACSDTSISILLYCMGAIFAGVPISGIIFSYTRIALSLLRVSSSGGKYKAFSTCGSHLSVVCLFYGTGLGVYLSSTVSSSPRKGAVASVMYTVVTPMLNPFIYSLRNRDIKRALQRTLSRKV, encoded by the coding sequence ATGGAGCCACAGAATCTAACAGGTGTCTCAGAATTCCTCCTCCTGGGCCTCTCTGAGGATCCAGAATGGCAGCCCCTCCTCTTTGGGCTGTTCCTTTCCATGTACCTGATATCTGTGGCTGGAAACCTACTCATCATCCTGGCTGTCACCTCTGACTCCcatctccacacccccatgtacttcttcctctccaacctgtccttggctgacattggtttcatttccACAACAGTCCCAAAGATGGTAGTGAACATCCAGACACAGAGCAAATCCATCACCTATGCAGGCTGCCTGACACAGATgtcttttttttatctctttggaATTCTGGACAGTCTGCTTCTCGCCGTGATGGCTTATGAccggtttgtggccatctgtcaccccctgcactacacagtcatcatgaaccccCACCTCTGTGGCTTGCTAGTTTTGCTATCTTTTTTCATCAGCCTTTTGGACTCCCAGCTGCACAGGTCAATGGTGTCACAACTTACCTTCTGCACAGGTGTGGAAAtccctcatttcttctgtgaccctCCTCAACTCTTTAACCTTGCATGTTCTGACACCTCCATCAGTATATTACTGTATTGTATGGGTGCCATCTTTGCTGGTGTTCCAATCTCAGGGATCATTTTCTCTTACACTCGAATTGCTTTGTCCCTTCTGAGAGTCTCATCTTCAGGTGGAAAGTATAAAGCCTTTTCAACCTGTGGTTCTCACCTGTCAGTCgtttgcttattttatggaaCAGGCCTTGGAGTGTACCTCAGTTCAACTGTTTCATCTTCTCCCAGGAAGGGTGCAGTGGCTTCAGTGATGTACACTGTGGTCAcgcccatgctgaaccccttcatctacagcctgaggaacagggacaTCAAAAGAGCCTTGCAAAGGACCCTTAGCAGAAAAGTCTAA